In Risungbinella massiliensis, a single window of DNA contains:
- a CDS encoding glycine-rich domain-containing protein, which translates to MLTISEQTLDLLNVSHSTREKLEELKNYDLSFLTDNFTDEHHKEGRKFSAEQIYPIVKHFGKADREIAHNIEQEFRKFVALTLIRPGVTHAPSGPVDMYWHFFILHTEEYRNFCTAIWGGFYDN; encoded by the coding sequence ATGTTAACCATTTCTGAGCAGACATTAGATTTGCTTAATGTTTCCCATTCAACAAGAGAAAAGTTGGAAGAGCTAAAAAACTATGATTTAAGTTTTCTAACCGATAATTTCACAGATGAACATCATAAAGAAGGTAGAAAATTTTCAGCAGAGCAGATTTACCCTATTGTGAAACATTTTGGCAAAGCAGATAGGGAAATTGCTCACAACATCGAACAGGAGTTCAGAAAATTTGTAGCCCTTACATTAATTCGACCAGGAGTGACACATGCCCCAAGTGGTCCAGTAGATATGTATTGGCATTTTTTTATTCTTCACACTGAGGAATACCGAAACTTTTGTACAGCAATTTGGGGTGGCTTTTACGATAATTAA
- a CDS encoding GNAT family N-acetyltransferase translates to MVIREINENNAKEFNRHLSALDSETTFLLFEPGERNMNESTQRARLNQIISKSNQTIIIAEQNKAIVGHIALMGGFCKRNSSTATLVIALEEPFRNQGLGKTLMSFAIDWASNSNMHRIELTVMSHNNNAIHLYENFGFAKEGVRRESLLVGREYVDELYMGKILT, encoded by the coding sequence ATGGTTATTCGAGAAATCAATGAAAATAATGCAAAAGAATTCAACAGACATTTATCTGCCCTAGATTCAGAAACAACTTTTCTATTGTTTGAACCTGGTGAAAGAAACATGAATGAATCTACCCAACGAGCGAGATTGAATCAAATCATTAGTAAAAGCAATCAGACCATTATCATCGCTGAGCAAAACAAAGCAATTGTTGGTCATATTGCTCTAATGGGAGGTTTTTGTAAGAGAAATTCCAGTACAGCTACTTTGGTTATTGCTCTGGAGGAACCATTTCGTAACCAAGGATTAGGAAAAACACTTATGTCTTTTGCAATAGACTGGGCTTCCAATAGTAACATGCACAGAATCGAACTCACTGTTATGTCTCACAATAACAACGCCATACACCTCTATGAGAATTTTGGATTTGCAAAAGAAGGGGTTAGACGTGAATCGTTGTTAGTTGGGCGAGAATATGTAGATGAGCTTTACATGGGGAAAATTCTAACATAA